From Glycine max cultivar Williams 82 chromosome 11, Glycine_max_v4.0, whole genome shotgun sequence, the proteins below share one genomic window:
- the LOC100813958 gene encoding uncharacterized protein LOC100813958 yields MGFFVAHVVQGSALALLGLWHTIHTIRSYLVKGPANFTVRFWYQFNTTPQSRLKHLELVSILSFSILAFFDQILDFPHFHYAFKLDNFEHATMFIHLALFAGFSLSTELTDSLDLFSGFVGILASSVFSQELFLLHFHSTDHVGLEGHYHWLLQLIVLVSLVSSLAATIFPNNFNAALVLSISLIFQGCWFINMGFMLWIPSFVPEGCAVNLAKPSGHEIIGAVTCSSKEADFRARGLANLQFSWILSSILIFAGIICLKLSRKCTITTNRLEYERIQTKGATDSALANEGFKQAI; encoded by the coding sequence atggGTTTTTTTGTAGCACATGTAGTGCAAGGATCAGCACTAGCCCTTCTTGGATTATGGCACACCATCCACACCATCAGATCTTACCTGGTGAAGGGCCCTGCCAACTTCACTGTAAGATTCTGGTACCAGTTTAACACTACCCCTCAGTCTAGACTTAAACACTTAGAACTTGTTTCTATTTTATCCTTTTCCATCCTTGCATTTTTCGATCAAATTCTAGACTTCCCTCATTTCCACTATGCCTTTAAGCTTGACAACTTTGAGCATGCAACTATGTTCATACACCTTGCTTTGTTTGCTGGTTTCTCCCTCTCCACTGAGTTGACTGATTCACTTGACCTCTTCTCCGGCTTTGTTGGGATACTTGCATCCTCGGTGTTTAGTCAAGAACTattccttctccattttcaCTCCACAGACCATGTTGGACTTGAAGGCCATTACCACTGGCTGCTGCAGCTCATAGTGCTTGTCTCACTAGTATCATCTTTGGCTGCAACTATTTTTCCTAACAATTTCAACGCGGCTCTCGTGCTTTCTATTTCACTCATCTTCCAAGGATGTTGGTTTATAAACATGGGGTTTATGCTATGGATTCCATCTTTTGTCCCTGAAGGGTGTGCGGTGAATTTGGCCAAGCCAAGTGGCCATGAAATCATTGGAGCAGTGACTTGTAGTTCCAAAGAGGCTGATTTCAGGGCCAGGGGATTGGCCAATTTGCAATTCAGTTGGATCCTTTCTTCAATTCTGATATTTGCAGGAATCATTTGCTTGAAACTTTCTAGGAAATGTACAATTACAACAAACCggttggagtatgagagaaTTCAAACTAAAGGTGCAACAGACTCAGCTTTGGCCAATGAAGGTTTCAAGCAGGCCATATAA